In the Oncorhynchus tshawytscha isolate Ot180627B linkage group LG17, Otsh_v2.0, whole genome shotgun sequence genome, one interval contains:
- the LOC112266763 gene encoding enoyl-CoA hydratase domain-containing protein 3, mitochondrial isoform X3, with protein MHWSATNFCKRRIILNNPKKRNALSLSMLESLRSNILADIESDDLRVIVISAKGPVFSSGHDLKELTSAQGRDYHTKVFQACSEVMTLIQDIPVPVIAMVNGVATAAGCQLVASCDIAVVTEKSTFATPGVNVGLFCSTPAVAIGRAVPKKVAMEMLFTGSPISAQDALRHGLVSKVVPEERLEEETLAIARRVCQASRPVVALGKATFHRQMAQGWDAAYATASRVMVDNLALRDGQEGIRAFIEKRKPVWTNKAEKANDE; from the exons ATGCATTGGTCGGCGACCAACTTTTGCAAAAG GAGAATAATCCTGAACAACCCCAAGAAGAGGAatgccctgtctctgtccatgCTGGAATCACTGAGAAGCAACATCCTGGCTGACATCGAAAGCGACGACCTCAGAGTCATCGTCATATCAG CTAAGGGACCAGTGTTCTCCTCTGGGCATGACCTGAAGGAGCTGACTTCAGCACAGGGCAGAGATTACCACACCAAGGTGTTTCAGGCCTGCTCAGAG GTTATGACCCTGATACAAGACATTCCTGTGCCTGTGATTGCCATGGTGAATGGGGTTGCCACAGCAGCAGGATGCCAGCTTGTTGCCAGTTGTGACATTGCCGTGGTGACGGAGAAGTCCACCTTCGCCACGCCAGGGGTCAACGTGGGTCTGTTCTGCTCAACACCAGCCGTGGCAATAGGAAGAGCTGTCCCCAAGAag GTCGCCATGGAGATGCTGTTCACAGGAAGCCCGATCTCGGCACAGGATGCTTTGAGGCACGGGCTGGTCAGTAAGGTGGTTCCTGAGGAGCGTCTAGAGGAGGAGACGTTAGCCATCGCACGGCGGGTCTGTCAGGCCAGTCGGCCCGTTGTAGCCCTTGGCAAGGCCACCttccacag ACAGATGGCCCAGGGGTGGGATGCGGCCTATGCTACAGCCTCTCGTGTCATGGTGGATAACCTGGCTCTCAGAGACGGACAGGAGGGGATACGGGCCTTCATAGAGAAACGGAAGCCTGTGTGGACAAACAAAGCAGAGAAGGCCAATGACGAGTGA
- the LOC112266763 gene encoding enoyl-CoA hydratase domain-containing protein 3, mitochondrial isoform X1, with the protein MTRNLFYRAANIVQLSRFTLLAGSRLLCTQTQAEPPTVRQQNNGIRRIILNNPKKRNALSLSMLESLRSNILADIESDDLRVIVISAKGPVFSSGHDLKELTSAQGRDYHTKVFQACSEVMTLIQDIPVPVIAMVNGVATAAGCQLVASCDIAVVTEKSTFATPGVNVGLFCSTPAVAIGRAVPKKVAMEMLFTGSPISAQDALRHGLVSKVVPEERLEEETLAIARRVCQASRPVVALGKATFHRQMAQGWDAAYATASRVMVDNLALRDGQEGIRAFIEKRKPVWTNKAEKANDE; encoded by the exons ATGACTCGAAATTTGTTTTACCGAGCTGCTAATATTGTCCAACTCAGCAGGTTTACACTTCTAGCTGGGTCAAGGTTACTTTGCACGCAAACTCAAGCAGAGCCACCGACTGTCAGACAGCAAAACAATGGAATAAG GAGAATAATCCTGAACAACCCCAAGAAGAGGAatgccctgtctctgtccatgCTGGAATCACTGAGAAGCAACATCCTGGCTGACATCGAAAGCGACGACCTCAGAGTCATCGTCATATCAG CTAAGGGACCAGTGTTCTCCTCTGGGCATGACCTGAAGGAGCTGACTTCAGCACAGGGCAGAGATTACCACACCAAGGTGTTTCAGGCCTGCTCAGAG GTTATGACCCTGATACAAGACATTCCTGTGCCTGTGATTGCCATGGTGAATGGGGTTGCCACAGCAGCAGGATGCCAGCTTGTTGCCAGTTGTGACATTGCCGTGGTGACGGAGAAGTCCACCTTCGCCACGCCAGGGGTCAACGTGGGTCTGTTCTGCTCAACACCAGCCGTGGCAATAGGAAGAGCTGTCCCCAAGAag GTCGCCATGGAGATGCTGTTCACAGGAAGCCCGATCTCGGCACAGGATGCTTTGAGGCACGGGCTGGTCAGTAAGGTGGTTCCTGAGGAGCGTCTAGAGGAGGAGACGTTAGCCATCGCACGGCGGGTCTGTCAGGCCAGTCGGCCCGTTGTAGCCCTTGGCAAGGCCACCttccacag ACAGATGGCCCAGGGGTGGGATGCGGCCTATGCTACAGCCTCTCGTGTCATGGTGGATAACCTGGCTCTCAGAGACGGACAGGAGGGGATACGGGCCTTCATAGAGAAACGGAAGCCTGTGTGGACAAACAAAGCAGAGAAGGCCAATGACGAGTGA
- the LOC112266763 gene encoding enoyl-CoA hydratase domain-containing protein 3, mitochondrial isoform X2, with protein sequence MTRNLFYRAANIVQLSRFTLLAGSRLLCTQTQAEPPTVRQQNNGIRRIILNNPKKRNALSLSMLESLRSNILADIESDDLRVIVISAKGPVFSSGHDLKELTSAQGRDYHTKVFQACSEVMTLIQDIPVPVIAMVNGVATAAGCQLVASCDIAVVTEKSTFATPGVNVGLFCSTPAVAIGRAVPKKVAMEMLFTGSPISAQDALRHGLVSKVVPEERLEEETLAIARRVCQASRPVVALGKATFHRWPRGGMRPMLQPLVSWWITWLSETDRRGYGPS encoded by the exons ATGACTCGAAATTTGTTTTACCGAGCTGCTAATATTGTCCAACTCAGCAGGTTTACACTTCTAGCTGGGTCAAGGTTACTTTGCACGCAAACTCAAGCAGAGCCACCGACTGTCAGACAGCAAAACAATGGAATAAG GAGAATAATCCTGAACAACCCCAAGAAGAGGAatgccctgtctctgtccatgCTGGAATCACTGAGAAGCAACATCCTGGCTGACATCGAAAGCGACGACCTCAGAGTCATCGTCATATCAG CTAAGGGACCAGTGTTCTCCTCTGGGCATGACCTGAAGGAGCTGACTTCAGCACAGGGCAGAGATTACCACACCAAGGTGTTTCAGGCCTGCTCAGAG GTTATGACCCTGATACAAGACATTCCTGTGCCTGTGATTGCCATGGTGAATGGGGTTGCCACAGCAGCAGGATGCCAGCTTGTTGCCAGTTGTGACATTGCCGTGGTGACGGAGAAGTCCACCTTCGCCACGCCAGGGGTCAACGTGGGTCTGTTCTGCTCAACACCAGCCGTGGCAATAGGAAGAGCTGTCCCCAAGAag GTCGCCATGGAGATGCTGTTCACAGGAAGCCCGATCTCGGCACAGGATGCTTTGAGGCACGGGCTGGTCAGTAAGGTGGTTCCTGAGGAGCGTCTAGAGGAGGAGACGTTAGCCATCGCACGGCGGGTCTGTCAGGCCAGTCGGCCCGTTGTAGCCCTTGGCAAGGCCACCttccacag ATGGCCCAGGGGTGGGATGCGGCCTATGCTACAGCCTCTCGTGTCATGGTGGATAACCTGGCTCTCAGAGACGGACAGGAGGGGATACGGGCCTTCATAG